CCCTCTCCTTAATTCTCCCCTCTCCTTACTAAGGAGAGGGGCTGGGGGTGAGGTTCTTTATTTGATTAAATCCCCATTCCTAAAAACTTTCATTAGCCGTGATAAAATTCTGAATATCCCTAGCTAAAATCCCAGGACAACAACCAGGTAAATCATTTCCGGCGTGAGCAATGATTTGCAACTCAACTTTAGCAAGCAGGAGAATGCGGGAAAACATCACAGAGCATTAAATTCTCCCCTCTCCTTAATTCTCCCCTCTCCTTAGTAAGGAGAGGGGCTGGGGGTGAGGTTCTTTATTTGATTAAATCCCCATTCCTAAAAACTTTCATTAGCCGTGATAAAATTCTGAATATCCCTAGCTAAAATCCCAGGACAACAACCAGGTAAATCATTTCCGGCGTGAGCAATGATTTGCAACTCAAGTTTAGCAAGCAGGAGAATGCGGGAAAACATCACAGAGCATTAAATTCTCCCCTCTCCTTAATTCTCCCCTCTCCTTACTAAGGAGAGGGGCTGGGGGTGAGGTTCTTTATTTGATTAAATCCCCATTCCTAAAAACTTGCATTAGCCGTGATAAAATTCTGAATATCCCTAGCTAAAATCCCAGGACAACAACCAGGTAAATCATTTCCGGCGTGAGCAATGATTTGCAACTCAAGTTTAGCAAGCAGGAGAATGCGGGAAAACATCACAGAGCATTAAATTCTCCCCTCTCCTTAATTCTCCCCTCTCCTTACTAAGGAGAGGGGCTGGGGGTGAGGTTCTTTATTTGATTAAATCCCCATTCCTAAAAACTTGCATTAGCCGTGATAAAATTCTGAATATCCCTAGCTAAAATCCCAGGACAACAACCAGGTAAATCATTTCCGGCGTGAGCAATGATTTGCAACTCAACTTTAGGAAGCAGTTGAGTATAAGTTTGACTTTTAACTACAGCATCAAGTAAATCCTGACCACCTTGCAAAATCAAAACTGGAACTTGCATTAAATGCAATCTTTTATCCAAAAACTCGGCTTCAATTTCTGACTGCCGCCTTTGGAATAATAACTGACAGGCATTGGGATATTCTAACAAAACCTGACGCTGACTAAAATCCCTTTCGATTTTTGCTTTCACTCCCGCAATTTTATTTAAAGGTCGAAAAAATTTTAATAGTGTCGATAAAATTGGTGTACGACTGACTAATTTTCGCATTTTACGCGCATATTTTTCTTGTCCTTCTATCCCTACACCTTCTGGCGCTAGTAATACTAAACCACCAACTTGGTCAGGATACTTTAAAGCATAGCTAGCCGCAATCCAACCGCCAAGAGAATAACCTACTAAGTATACTTTTTCTAGTTTCAGAGCTTGAATAAACTCAGCAATACACTCCACCTGTAAATCAATGGAGTGATGAACATGAGGATTTTCTGACTCACCAAACCCTAATAAATCTGGTGACAAACAATGAAAATTATCAGATAATGACTCAACCACTGATACCCATTGACTACTATCATTCCAAGCACCATGTAAAAAAATTACAGGAATTCCTTTACCAGCTTCGCGCCAAAATAATAGCCCTTGAGAGAATTTCCTCCGGGAGTTGCAAAATAGGGTAGCCATTTTAATTTAACGTTAAATCCAAAATCGTTTTACGCCAGTGTTGTCAAGCCATTCAAGTAGTCTTGTAATTGGCGAGTATGGTCATGAGCCATTTTTCCTAGAGGTAAAGAATTAGCTGGAAAAGCCTGGATTTCCATAACCTCCAAGGTATGTTGAATCTCCATTTTCCCTTGAACTTTTGCTTCCACCACAACACAAATTGAATGAATGCGGGGGTCTCTATCAGGTGCTGAGTAAACTCCTACTAAACGGGTAATTTGCACCAACTCCAATCCAGTTTCTTCTATCAATTCTCGGTTGACTGTTTGAGGAATATCCTCTCCCCAGTCCACCATTCCTCCAGGTAACGCCCAGCAGCCAT
The window above is part of the Nodularia spumigena CCY9414 genome. Proteins encoded here:
- a CDS encoding NUDIX domain-containing protein, whose product is MFLFFFATVVQSTRNLWRVGQTVLGIIFRHPITGASIIPILPDGRIVLIKRRDDGCWALPGGMVDWGEDIPQTVNRELIEETGLELVQITRLVGVYSAPDRDPRIHSICVVVEAKVQGKMEIQHTLEVMEIQAFPANSLPLGKMAHDHTRQLQDYLNGLTTLA
- a CDS encoding alpha/beta fold hydrolase, whose product is MATLFCNSRRKFSQGLLFWREAGKGIPVIFLHGAWNDSSQWVSVVESLSDNFHCLSPDLLGFGESENPHVHHSIDLQVECIAEFIQALKLEKVYLVGYSLGGWIAASYALKYPDQVGGLVLLAPEGVGIEGQEKYARKMRKLVSRTPILSTLLKFFRPLNKIAGVKAKIERDFSQRQVLLEYPNACQLLFQRRQSEIEAEFLDKRLHLMQVPVLILQGGQDLLDAVVKSQTYTQLLPKVELQIIAHAGNDLPGCCPGILARDIQNFITANASF